The following nucleotide sequence is from Candidatus Jordarchaeales archaeon.
CATCAGGGCTGCCTTGTTTGAAGGATTGAAAAAGGAGGTGCCAAAAATGGGGTTTAGAGACGTCTCAGATAGCATTTGGAGAATTAGAGCGGTCAAAGATATTGCGGAGATAGACAACATAAGGAAAGCTGCAGAGATAGCGGAGAAAGGATTGAGAACCGCGCTCGAGCTGGCAAGTCCAGGGGTTTCGGAAGTAGAAGTCATGTCTGAGGTCAGGGAAGTTCTCATAAAGTCAGGCTCACAGAATGGGGAGGGAGAAAACAGAATTGTCTCAGGAGAAAGGTCTGCCTACCCTTATGCTTCTTCAAGCAGTAAAAAGATAGGGGAGAATGAAATAGTCGTCGTTGTTGTAAGCGCAAACTACAACGGTTACTATGCTCGCCTTTCAAGAACACTTTACACGGGAAAACCTAAGGATAAGCACAAGGAGATATTCGATGTGGTTAAACGCTCCTTCCTAGCTGCCGTTGGGGAACTTAAGCCCGGTGACGGGCTGAGTAAAGCAGACCAGGCTGCAAGAAAAGTAATCAGGGATTGCGGTTACGAGAAGTTTTTCATGTACCCTACTGGGAGCAGTGTAGGGCTTAGCCTTGAGGAACCACCGGTTATAACAGGGAATACCAGTGAGGTGGTGAGGGCTGGTATGGTGTTCAGTATTAGGCCCGCAATATACATACCGAGGTTTGGTGGCGTGCGCATTGAAAACATTGTTATAGTTGATGAGAGTGGAGGAAAAGACATAATCAAGGTGCCTTTAGAAACCATGTGAAAGGGTTCTGCAATGAAGATTAAACCCGTGTGTATAGTGTGTTTGATAACAAGGGCCTACAAGGTTTTGGAGAAAATAACAGACAATGAAGAGGTAAGAATGAGCGCGCTTAGGGAGGTTTTAGACGCCATTAACAGGGAAGTAAACCACGGTGAAAGTCCTTTTCGCTTTGTTCCAGCATACCTTGGAACAATTAGGGAGAGGACGCTGAAAAGAGTGCTTTCGCTCGAAGACCCCTTCTTCGAGATTAAAAAGGAGTCTAATGCGGTTGCCCTCAAAATGCTCCCAAGTATCGTCAAAGCGTTGAATAGTAAGAATGGGTATGAGAAGTTTAGAGAAGCTTGTCTTGTAGCGGTTGCAGGTAACGCTATAGAGTTCGATGTGCTGGGACGCGAGTTTAACCTAAACCAGCTTCAGGACGTTATTGAAAGAGCAGGAAAAGAGCTGGTAATAGACGATACACGAAGTCTTTACGAGGACGCAAGGGGGAGCAAGGTGCTATACTTGACAGATAACGCTGGCGAAATAGTATTTGACACCGTCCTTGTAAGAGAACTTAAGAGTATTGGTGCCAGAGTAACGGTGGCGGTCAAAGAGAAGCCCGTCATGAACGATGCGACGATAAACGAGGCTGTAGAAGCAGGCATGGACAAAGTAGCTGACAAACTTGTGACTACGGGAACAGATAGTGTCGGACTTTTCCTGGAAGAGTGTTCACAGGAATTACTGTCAGAGTACAGAGCAGCAGACCTAATAGTGGCTAAAGGCATGGGGAACTTCGAGGTCATGACGGAGTATGAGCACCCATGTGACGTATATTTCCTATTAAGGACGAAGTGTACTCCAGTCGCAGAGTACATTGGAGTTCCGAGGGAGAGAAACGTAGTTTTAAAGCTCCCCGCCGGAGGGAAAATTGAAATGCTAAGCAGGGAAAGAATAGTGCGGTGAACAGCATGGAGGTTAGAACCCCCATAATAGTGTTAAATTACAAAACTTACCTTGAAGGTGTTGGAAAAAAAGGGCTCGAGATAGCAAAAGCTGCCGAGAAAGTTAGCATCGAAACAGGGGTATGCATTGCTGTTGCCCCTCAATTTTCAGATTTGAGGATGATAGCTGAGTCTGTTGAGATACCAGTCTTCGCCCAACATATAGACCCCGTGAAACCCGGGTCATTCACAGGACACGTGCTCGCTGAAGCTGTAAAAGACGCGGGAGCAGTTGGGACTCTGATAAACCACAGTGAAAGAAGGCTGGTTTTAGCTGACATAGATGAAGCAGTGAAAAGGGCGAAAGAAGTCGGATTAAAAACCATAGTATGTTCTAACAACATCGAGGTGAGCGCATCGGTAGCGGCGCTAGACCCGGACTTTTGCGCTTATGAACCGCCGAGACTTATAGGGACAGGCATTAGCGTCTCTACAGCGGAACCTGAGGTGGTGACACAAGCGGTGGATGTCATAAGGAGAGTTAATCCGAGGGTGATACCACTCTGTGGCGCAGGAATAACTACGGGGGACGACGTGGCAGCAGCGCTCAGACTGGGGACTAAAGGAGTGTTACTAGCTTCAGGGGTAATTAAGGCGAAGAATCCAGGGGCGGTGTTAGAAGAAATGGCTAAGGCTGCTTCTCTCAGCGGTAGTAAGTGATAAAGCGTGTTTCGATGGTGCCCTTAGTTCAAGCATTTTTGCGTTAAACGCCGAGCAGTCCTCTCACAAACTTGCTGCGCATTATTCCTTTTCTTTCCAGCTCTTCGAGATTCTTCAAGAGTTGAATTCTGATGTGTGGCGGCTTTTTCAAGTGCTCTTTGTACTTTTCTAGGAACGATGATAAACTGTCGCTTGAAGCTAGTGGTTCTTCCAACTCTGCTGGTATAATTATGAGAGCATCATAGGAAACTATTCTTCCCTCCTCCAGCTTGATGGGGCCAACGCTCGGCTTCGAGATGTAAAATGGTATTCCACCAACTTGGAATTGAAGGGTTAGTGTGTCTATGTATCTTGTAGCTTCTTCAAGTTCGCCGCTTTCAATTCTTTTCTTGAACCACCCAACCAAAACACCTTTACCGACCACTTCGGGCTTAACAACTACGTTTTTCACAGCTTTAGGCTCCGCGCTGACGGCGGTAGACTTGGGTGGGATAGGGGTGCTTACTTCCTCTCGCGGCGCAGTTTTCTCAGCGGACTCTTGCTCTTTTTCCTTCCTTCTAAACAACCACAAGAAGGTGACCTCCTAGCTGAAAATTGTTAATCATGAGAGTTTGTGTGCCTGCAAGTTATTAAATCTTTTCCAATTTCTCCAAAAAAATTAATCTAAATATGGATAATTATTGCGAAAAGTTAAAATAAAAAGCCGGCGTTTTCTATTTAATGCATTGAATGAATGGACCTTTTGTAAAGTATTCATGTAGAATTACGGTTGTAGGATCTGACCCCAGATAATCTTCTATTCTTTTAAAAGCTTCGTCTGACTTGCTTAGAGGGATTACCTTAAGTTTCTCTGCGGCTAGCTTAGACCTGCAACCTATAACCATTATTTCTTCTACATATTCCAGGGTGAATGTTGCAGTATAGAGACTGAAAAGCGGGTACAGTGGATGAGGCATTAAGCCGTCTTTGTATAGTTTAACTAGTGCCGGTTTTCTGATGTCGTCTTGCCTAGATGCTACTTCCTCTATGGATTCCGCCTTGTCAAGGATTCCCAGTACCTCTTTTTCGGCCGGTGTAATCTCCGCCGCAGTGCAATTCGCGGCTGTTAGGAGTAAACCTCCTTTCCGGATCACTGGAGAAATACGGTGGTTTCTAAGAACGAACGTTAGAGCTTGAACAAGTGATAGAACGTTGTCCGTAGAGTTGCCTAAGAGCGTCATATTGGGGACGCCTATCACAGAAAGATCCCCCTGCCTCTTAAAGTGAACTAAGTACTGCTTGTCTGCCTCTGTCCACACAGCTTTCTCAACAGTACTCAGAGATCCCGCTTTGACTGAGAGGAGCTGCCCGCTCGTCGTCGCGACTAACTCAACGAAAAATATGGGGGAGCCCTTGACTTCTTCAATCACTTTGACAGATTCGTGGAAGAGCTTTTGAAGAGGATTTGAGGTTGGGTCACCGTTGCAGGCGGGATTACTTAACAGTTCTATGTCATAGTACTGTGATGTGGTTCTAATTGATGTAAGGTCGAGTGTCAGCGTTCGGGCACCGGAATTGTACCCCCCTAATGCCCCCCAAGGGAGAACCTTGGAGATGGATATTACGAGGTCTGACTCGGCAATCCATTTGTTGACTTCCATCGCTTCTCCAAATGGTGTTTCGCCAATTTTTACCATGAAGCCATCTTCTTCGCAGTCATGGACGACTACGTTGCATGCTTTGATCACTTCTTCTCCTACTAGGGACGCAAGTTCCTTGCGGCTTGGTTTCCTGTAAACACCGGTGGCTACGACAAGGGTTATATCTTTATACTTAACGCCGACGTTGCGAAGTTCGTTTAGCAAGATGTTGAGGACGCGCTTCCTGTAGCCTCCGGGAACCTGAGGACCGTCCACGAGAATTGCAACTCTACGTCCTTTCTTAACTAAGACTTGAAGGGGGTCGCTGTCGAGAGGATTTCTGATAGCGTCCATTATGTAGCTGTCAGGATTGTCTACCCCTTTTAGGGGTTCAACTCCAAGTGATAACGACGGATAGGGCAGGGTGAGCTTAATGTATGAGTCAGCATAGGGGAGGTGAACGACAGAAGACAATAAAAACACCTCCAACCAGCTTAGGATACAGGTTTAACATGTTTTCGAAAAATTTTATTAATTTGGGGGAGTTCAATATCCTTGGACTTCTCTAAAAGGAGACGGTAAAGTGAGTGACGATATAGGATTTATGCTGGATTTTGGGGAAAGCAAGAAGGTTAAACAATTAGCTGAAATTATAACTGGTCTTATAAACATAATTCTCAACGCCGTGGGGTTATTAGAGGATAGGATAAACCAGCTGGAAAGTGAACTAAGAAATTTGAGTAATGAGGTAAAAAGCCTCGAAATGAGGATGAACACACTTGAAACAAAAGCAACCGTACAGCCTCCACCTGTAGCGCAACCAGTTATCGAAAGAGAGAGGGAGTATGCTTTCAACCATGATGTGAGACCTCTACAAACCATGCCAGTTAGGACGCCGGTGGCAACAACATCGATGGAGAGACCGGTAAGCGCGCCAAAAGCACCAAGCCCTACAGCACCATTAAACCCTGCCAGCGCACGAATGCAACTTCAATCCGAACTAAAGGAGCTCTTTAGCAGGCTTAGACGATCAGAATGATGGGAAATGGATTAAAAACGAGGTAAAAATAAAAGGTAAAACGATTTAAAGAAAAGCCGTGCATGCTGAGCTACTTCTTTTCACTTCTTGAGTCTTCTAACTTCTTCAAGTATCATTTCGAGGATCTCTTTGTCTGGTAGACATCCTTCTGGTGGATCGATAACCTTTCTCAACCTTATTGGGACACGATCCATTCTGTAGGCCGTTCCTTCCGCTTCTATCCCCACTATTGCCGGTGGGATTACTATTTTTGAGATTTCGACAGTTGGTGTTGGATGCGGTTCAATGACTGCTACTGGGATCTTAGCAAGGTGCCTTACGGCTGCTGCGGGGAAGTGAGATACTGGGTCACTAGCCACTACTAGTGCAGCATCGACCTCGCCTCTCATCAACAGGTCTATAGCCGTGGTTTCACCTGGGTTATAGTAGGGGAACCCTCTATGGAAGTCTATGGCGAACGGGTACCCCGTAACCCACGAGAAAGTTTCACCAGTACCTGTCACATTGTAGTGTCCACGCATGGGCATTAGTATCCATTTCGCGAACAAGTTAAGGTCTGCTATAAGACTTATAGCGTTGTCAATGTTTCTATGTTTCCCTCTAGACATCGTAAGACCCATTCCGAAGAAGAGTGCGCCAAAGCCTGCGTTCTTCATTATTTCAACTACTTCTTTAATCTTTGAGACAGGGACCCCGCCTACCTCACTTGCATTGATAGAGTGACCCTTGAGTATTGCCCGCATAGCAGCTACTAACTCGTAGTCGTAACCCGGCTTGACTTGGATGAAGTAGTCAGCTAGCTTAGCGGTATCCGTCTTTCGTACATCAACAACTATTAGAGTTCTTTCTTTTCTTCCTTTCTCCCTGAAGAACCCTCTAGTGAACGCGGTATAGCGCGACATGTGACGTGGGTGAGCGTGAATAGGGTTAGACCCCCAGTAGACCACGACATCCGCTCTGTTTTTGACTTCCCCTAAAGTGCAAGTTGGGCAACCGACCTCTTGAACTGCAAGAACAGAGGGACCATGGCACACAGTCGTGGTACTGTCTATTACTCCACCTACTTCTTCAGCCAATTCAAGGCCTACCCTTTGAGCGTCACAATCAGTGTTGCTCCAGCCATAGAGGAGGGGGTGCTCAGCGTTAACTAAAATTTTAGCGGTTTCTTTAACAGCCTTTTCTAAGGTGGTTTCCGTGAAAACTCCGTTTTTCTTTATGAGTGGTGTTCTTATACGGTGTTCACTCTGAGCATTGAGGAACTTGCTAGCACCAACGGAGCAGACATTTTCAACTTCTATGATTCTTCCAACAGAATCTAATATTACCTTGACGTCATCGCAAAGTGAGCCGCATACAGGGCAAACAACGTCTGTGACTATTTCTCGAGACATCGTTAAACCTCCAAGTAAGGGCCATCATTCATAGGATTTCAAACGTAATATAATAGTTTTGGTTACGATTG
It contains:
- the tpiA gene encoding triose-phosphate isomerase, translated to MEVRTPIIVLNYKTYLEGVGKKGLEIAKAAEKVSIETGVCIAVAPQFSDLRMIAESVEIPVFAQHIDPVKPGSFTGHVLAEAVKDAGAVGTLINHSERRLVLADIDEAVKRAKEVGLKTIVCSNNIEVSASVAALDPDFCAYEPPRLIGTGISVSTAEPEVVTQAVDVIRRVNPRVIPLCGAGITTGDDVAAALRLGTKGVLLASGVIKAKNPGAVLEEMAKAASLSGSK
- a CDS encoding formylmethanofuran dehydrogenase subunit B, producing the protein MSREIVTDVVCPVCGSLCDDVKVILDSVGRIIEVENVCSVGASKFLNAQSEHRIRTPLIKKNGVFTETTLEKAVKETAKILVNAEHPLLYGWSNTDCDAQRVGLELAEEVGGVIDSTTTVCHGPSVLAVQEVGCPTCTLGEVKNRADVVVYWGSNPIHAHPRHMSRYTAFTRGFFREKGRKERTLIVVDVRKTDTAKLADYFIQVKPGYDYELVAAMRAILKGHSINASEVGGVPVSKIKEVVEIMKNAGFGALFFGMGLTMSRGKHRNIDNAISLIADLNLFAKWILMPMRGHYNVTGTGETFSWVTGYPFAIDFHRGFPYYNPGETTAIDLLMRGEVDAALVVASDPVSHFPAAAVRHLAKIPVAVIEPHPTPTVEISKIVIPPAIVGIEAEGTAYRMDRVPIRLRKVIDPPEGCLPDKEILEMILEEVRRLKK
- a CDS encoding lactate racemase domain-containing protein, giving the protein MSSVVHLPYADSYIKLTLPYPSLSLGVEPLKGVDNPDSYIMDAIRNPLDSDPLQVLVKKGRRVAILVDGPQVPGGYRKRVLNILLNELRNVGVKYKDITLVVATGVYRKPSRKELASLVGEEVIKACNVVVHDCEEDGFMVKIGETPFGEAMEVNKWIAESDLVISISKVLPWGALGGYNSGARTLTLDLTSIRTTSQYYDIELLSNPACNGDPTSNPLQKLFHESVKVIEEVKGSPIFFVELVATTSGQLLSVKAGSLSTVEKAVWTEADKQYLVHFKRQGDLSVIGVPNMTLLGNSTDNVLSLVQALTFVLRNHRISPVIRKGGLLLTAANCTAAEITPAEKEVLGILDKAESIEEVASRQDDIRKPALVKLYKDGLMPHPLYPLFSLYTATFTLEYVEEIMVIGCRSKLAAEKLKVIPLSKSDEAFKRIEDYLGSDPTTVILHEYFTKGPFIQCIK
- a CDS encoding Xaa-Pro peptidase family protein — its product is MLFAVAKKGWRFLSGISTRMEKIYGVINALNINAILLFNPKNIYYLSGFLKSLFSEESALLIPLDEEPVLVVPRSEFDRAAETTWIKDVRYYTTYSTGADAKKINSILDVLKGVFEEKELLDKLVGVELQDIRAALFEGLKKEVPKMGFRDVSDSIWRIRAVKDIAEIDNIRKAAEIAEKGLRTALELASPGVSEVEVMSEVREVLIKSGSQNGEGENRIVSGERSAYPYASSSSKKIGENEIVVVVVSANYNGYYARLSRTLYTGKPKDKHKEIFDVVKRSFLAAVGELKPGDGLSKADQAARKVIRDCGYEKFFMYPTGSSVGLSLEEPPVITGNTSEVVRAGMVFSIRPAIYIPRFGGVRIENIVIVDESGGKDIIKVPLETM
- a CDS encoding ARMT1-like domain-containing protein, whose amino-acid sequence is MKIKPVCIVCLITRAYKVLEKITDNEEVRMSALREVLDAINREVNHGESPFRFVPAYLGTIRERTLKRVLSLEDPFFEIKKESNAVALKMLPSIVKALNSKNGYEKFREACLVAVAGNAIEFDVLGREFNLNQLQDVIERAGKELVIDDTRSLYEDARGSKVLYLTDNAGEIVFDTVLVRELKSIGARVTVAVKEKPVMNDATINEAVEAGMDKVADKLVTTGTDSVGLFLEECSQELLSEYRAADLIVAKGMGNFEVMTEYEHPCDVYFLLRTKCTPVAEYIGVPRERNVVLKLPAGGKIEMLSRERIVR